The DNA segment GATACTCTCCTTGTAACGAAACTCCATTGGTAAATGCTACGAATCCGAAGACGTTATCAGCCATTATTAAATAATCTCCAGGCAATAAGCAAGGATATTTTCCTACCCATGCAACTCCGCTCGGAGTTATACTTAATGTTGTATTAGCTACAAATGTATAAGAGTTGTTTAATATGCAATATTTATATATGGTAATATTTACCGTACTAAAGTTATATAATTGTCCTAAGGCATTAGTTACATTTGATATAATAATACACTCATTAGCCAATATCGGTACGAAAGTTTCTGGTAATAAGAATTGTGCATAATATCCCGAAAATATCTCATCCATACCGTAACCAATAATTCCTCCCGATTCACCCACAACGGTTACAGATAATATACCATTAGCATTAGAAGGCAATTTCACTATTCCATACCATTCCTTAGTCAATGGATTATAAGCCATAATTACTCTGGATATGTTGCCCATCACATTACTTATGATTGCATTGAAATTGCCTGAAGAAACTGGAGTATTATTATAAGTCACGTTAGCTATTATTTCTACTACTTCTCCAGGGAAGTATTGAGGCTGCGACTCTCCTGAGGAATTTACCACTTGCACTTGAATATTAAGTTCTTTTTTCTCCTTCATTGTCATGTTATAATACAACGCAAACTCGCCAACGTTTAAAGTACCGAACCCTGTAACTAAGTTATATCCATAAGTAGCGGTCCAAGGAATATTATAGCCGAAAGTGATAGGATTAAACACCTTTGAGTAAATCGTAGAATTTTCACCAAACATGTATATTACTGGATTTAAGTTACCTAGCCTTGAGTGAGCATAATTCATGATCAGTGCCAATAATCCAGCAGTTAACGGAGAAGCTTCGCTAGTCCCTCCAGTTATTTCGGTTACGTTACCTGGAAAGATAATGTATACTCCGGGATAGACGTTTGCGTTGGCTGAAATTGCTGGAGTAGTTTTACCTGCAGGATAAGTTGAAGGAGTTGGTATTCCCCATTCATAATAAGGCTTAGGCTCAATTACGCTAACTCCTCCGGTAGAGCCTCCGAAGTTCACGTCATCTGGCACGAAACCATAATTAGACCAGGCTGTTTGTGTAGAGTTTCCAGGGAACTGTATGTAAGTAGTTGTTCCTCCTACTGCAGTTACAAAAGGTGAAGTTGATGGGTAAATTACACTACCTATAGGTCCGTTACTATAACCGGAACCTCCTCCGTCTCCACTTGAGGCTAAGAAAGTTATTCCCTCGGCAGATCCTAGGGCGTAATAAACGTCACTTTCGTAAACGCAAGTGTAAAACTCCTGAGCGTTAAATAATGAGAATATTGATTCTGGTATACCAAAGCTTTGAGACAAATCGTCAACAATATCTTGATTTACTATGCAGGCAATTACTGCAGGTAACGATAAAGCGCCGTTGGCTATATATAATGTTATATTTGCCTTTGGAGCCATTGCATGAGCTACTTCAACGTCTAGGCTTATTTCTCCAGCCCATCCAGTAATTATTCCTGTGCTAGGGTTATATGGACCAATAGGTATTACAGTAAAGTTTGTAGGAGGTAATCCTGTAACTTTATCAAAGTAAGCTAACTGCTGGAAAATGTAAGGGTCTCCGCAAAAGTCCAGAATCCCGATGTTATATCCTTGACCATAGTCTTTTATTGCGTAAAGTGCAGTGGCATTGTAAACTTTCTGCAACGCAGTAGGCCAGTAAGCTTCAGTCGGTGCAGTAATGTTAACTTGATTTGCTAGCTTTGAGGCAAAAGACTGAATTTCTTTCTGAGTAACTAAGAACTGAGGATGAGCAAACAAATATGCTGTAAGGTTTTGCGAAACTATTACAACTCCGGGAATCGTAGGATTACCGTAAGATTCGTAAAAAGTAAGGGTCCCGTTAGTATAAACTGCGAAATTCAAGCCTAAGTATTTATGAATTTGTGAGACTGTACCTTCTGCAACGATTACCGAGTCTAGTGTGCTCAAAATTATCTTGAAGCCTCCGGCCTTTAATTGATTTAATACTTCCTCATATTTCTCTGTAGGAAGGAATTGCTGAATCTGTGACCTAGTTAGGAAATGGTGATAAAGAGGTGATGAAGGATTTGAGGTTTCCTCAGCGTAATAGAATATCTTACAAGTGCACTTTAGTGGTATGTAGACTGTGAAGAGAACTTCCTTATTCGGTTGTAAACTTCCTACGGTTTTAAATCCTGTAGGAGCAGTTGGTTGTGAATGCGTTATCGGTAGAAATTGAATTGTTGCAAAAATTAGTAGAAATAAAATTATTATAGATTTACCACGCATACAGTGTTTTTCGTACAAGATTATTTAAACGTTATGGTGAATTATTCATGACGAGAAGAAATATATATAGAATTAATAAGGCGATCTAAACAAAAATTATGTATCTTTTCTAGGTAATTCTGGAATAATTGGCTTACCATAAAATTTAACTCCTGAGGAAATAAACTCTACCTTGATTAATTTACAGTCAGCGGGACAAGGCGTTTTAGAGTTAGGAGGCTTTATTAATTCTCCAGTTATAAGGCTAAAGACTGCATGATGAAAAGGACATTCTATTTTATCGTTATCAATTTTATAACCTTCAAAAAGAATAGGTCTATTTTTGTGAGGGCAAACTGCAAGGAAAGAATATTCTTTACCATCTTTTTCGTATATCATTATTGGATATTTTCCTTCATAAAGAACTGTCTTAATCACAAAATAATTAAGGATGCAAGTATTTAAATATGTGCCTTCTCTTAGCCCAGTAAGTAAACTAGAATTATTATCATTATATATGCTATAATTACTGATGCAAGCACTGGAATAGTAGGAAACTTTCTCCTCTGTACGATGGTTTGAGGAACAGATTGCTTAAAAGGATATCCGCACCTTAAGCAATGAGTTGCATTTATTGGGTTTTCTGAACCGCACCTAGGGCAAACAATGACCTGAGGTTGTTGAAAAACGTAACCACACCTTTGACACTTCATTGCGTCTCCAGGATTAATATAACCACAAACTGGACAAACCTTAACTAGAGGCTTCTCAGGAGGAGTTATAGGTGTAGAAGGCATAATGTGTGGTACGCTCTCAAAACCTAAATAATAACCACACTTTTCACAGACGTATGCATTGTCTGGATTTAAATGACCACATCTTGGACAAACTTTCATATATTTTTACCTACTTTTTCCGCATATAAAACCTTTATCATAAGATTAAGGTAATATGCTTACTATGAGTTTGCCGTTTTGTTGGTTTAACTTAACGTGATGTGAAGTTAAACTTTATTAGAGAGTGGGGAGAATATTCACTCATGTATAAGCTTAAAGTTCATAAGAAGGGGATCATAGTAATTCCCAAAGAGGTTAGGGACAAGCTTAATATTAAGGAAGGGGACGAGTTGAACGTGGTTGCTGATGGCGAGGGGATTTTCATTTTTCCTCAAAGGAACATCGAGAAGTATTTTGGTAGCGATAAAGACGCTATAAAAGCGCTTAAGGTATTAGAAGAGGAGAGGAGAAAAGAACGTGAGAGTAGTTCTTGACGCCTCAGCCATACTTCTCTACTTTTACGGTAATGAGAGCGTCAAGGAGATAATCTCGAGGTCAAAGGAAGTTTATGTTAACCCCGTCAACTTGACAGAGTTTTTGTACTCATACACTAAAGTAAAGGGGTGGAAGAAGGCGTTATTTAAGTATACTTTGGTAAGGAATTCCTTCAAGGTTATCGACATCACTGATGAAATAGTTAGAACATCAGCTAAGTTGAAAGTAAAATACAACCTCTCCCTTGGTGACTCGTTTCTATTGGCTTCAGCTATCAGTATTAACGGCAATGCAGTGACAAGCGATCACGAGCTGGAAGACGTTAAGGAGGCAAAAGTGATACTCGTTAGATAGCTCAGAAGTCCTCGAGATTTAAAGGCTTTCTTTCTCGTTATGTAACGATGAGTAGGATAGGACAGAATTTTTCCAGTTATTCTTGGGAATAGGTTTGTCATGCTTATAGCCCTAGATGAAGACTCGTTCGTTTGTCAACGTTTTGGTCGTTGCCGACAAGGTTAGGGAAAAGATTGACGTTAATTCCCACCACGATTCTACAATGGGCTGAGGAATATGAGAAAATTCGAGATATTATTAAAGGAAGCCAATGACGACCTCGATAAGGGGAACTTGAATAATGCAGTTTCAGCATCGGTTAGAAAATATTCTTCTAGTCTTTAGGTATGAAGTGCCTAGGAGAGATAGCCAATGTGTTAATCTGAGGAGAGTAAAATGCTGATTATTCCAAAGACGTAATAACTGCAGAAGAGGCGAGGAAGGCTTTCGAACACGCTAATAGAATACTTAAAATCCTCGAGAAATTAGAAGAGAGAGTGAAATGAACAGTTATTTATTTGCAATCAACGGTTCTTCTCTACATACTCTCTTACTGTCAATAGATGAAGAAAAGAGCGGTGACACAACTTACTTCGTATACTCTGGATTTCTAATAGAGAATGAAGAATTTTCGTTACCTTTACTAAATTATTACAACCTGCCAGCTTTCTCAACTGCTTATTACATTGCATCAAGCAGAAAGAAAGCTTACACTCTCCTAGAAAGGCATTATTATGAAGGGGCAGTCCCCCTTTATTTAATATTCAGAACTAACGACGAAAAGAAGGCTATGGAAAAAGCCTTAAAGACTTTCAAGGATACCTTACTGATGATGGGCTTAGGGTTAATATTTAAGCTTCCTTCATCCTACCTTGAGTTACTTTCAGCTGACTATGTGAAGCTACTAAAAAAATGGTTCTAAGATTTTACGTAACTTTTTAACGTTATCTGCATAAAATTTAACTTTGTTTTCATCTAGCCTAGTTTCATGAAAACCCTCCACGTGAAGAATCCACGCGCTCTTCCATATATCCTTAATTTCAGGGTAAGAGTTAGAAAGCTGTAAAGAGGCATCAAACAGAAACTCGGATTTCCATCTGTCCTCTTTTTTAACCTTAGATAAAACACTAATATTCTCTCTATAGGATAGGAATTTTATTGCTTCTTCTTCTGCTTTGTATAGTTTCTCTGATGCTTGTATTAAATCTCCTTTCTTTAACAGTTCATCAGCCTCTTCCAAGAACTTTAATATATTCTCTATCTGCAATTTTAACCAACTCTTCAACGTCGTTTCTAAGGTCTTTTACTACTTCCTTACTCAGATTTACTGTAATAAGGGATATTGCAGATGCCCAATAAATAGGTATTTTACTGTCATTTAATTTCTCCGAAATTAAAAACACAGCATCAGTAAGAGATTTAGTATTAACAATTTCCAAGTTTAATTTTAGAATGAAGGACAAGAGCCTTATTGCTTCTTCTGCTGCTTTGTATAGTTTCTCTGATGCTTGTATTAAATCTCCTTTCTTTAACAGTTCATCAGCCTCTTCCAAGTAAATGTCTGCAGAAGTTTTTAAGCTTAACATCATTATATACTCCCTCTTTCTAAATAATAAATGTGGTGAAAAAGTGAGAGAAGCTTATCTAGTACTGGGAAAGAATTTGTTAAGAATTATATGCAATTATAGCGAATGCGAGTGGTTTATTCTGGATCAAAACTGTTCTTTAGAAATATTAAACATTAAGCAGAAAGGGAAAATTAGAATTACCGGAAATGCTGAAAACCTACAAGTTATGAAAGTCCTCTTATCCTTTCTTCTCTCTAGTAAGGATCCAAATGAGGCAGTTTGCATTCAAAAAAGCGGGAGATTCGAGTGTATAAAAGGCGATGAAGGGATAGGGATTATGGAAGGTAAATGGAGCGGGAGAATTTTCTTCAATGAAGAAGAATTGCAGAATTTTCTAAAAAATTTGAGAGAAGAATAGCAAAAATCAACGCACTCCCACATCAACGTCAGCACTAATCCTTCTCCATTGCCTCATTGGAGGGAGTTCTACGTAAAAGGCATGAATTTCTTCATTAAATCATCATCGCCCACTTGTGGCTTCAAAGTGCAACAAGGAGAATAAAATTAGGGAAAAGTTAGTTTTCCTTTTATCAACTCATTTTCAGAAAGTGCGTTATAGTAAAAGCTCCTAAGCCCACAGCTGTTAATACGAAGTTAATAATTATAGCTATTATGAAAGCTAAAACTGCTATTCCGAAAGCACCTAGCCAACTTACGTCGAATACTCCTTTGAAAACTCCTAATACTCCAATAATAGCTATTATGAAACCTATTAGTACAATTATAGGATTTGGTATTACAAATGCTATAAATATAAATATAGCAACTATTATTTCAAATACTATGATTGCTAGTAGTGATGCTGCCATCGCTCTAAGGAAAGATGATCTACTATTAAAGACTTTAGCTGCTAACCAAACCGGTATAGATACAATAATCCATGCTACAAGAAAACCAATTATTAAATCTATTATTTCTATTGTAGTCATATTCTCTAAATATATATAAAGTATTTCCTTAATATTTTTTCCTTAAAATAATATACTACCAAAATCTAGCATTAGGCCGATATCCAGATTAGGAAAACTAAAGATAACTATGAATATGACACTTTTTAATCTATCCAACTCGTAATACAAAATTATCATTACACATTGTGTTGAATTATTTATATAGTAATTACCATTGTACTCAAAAAGTATTTAAGGCGAAAATTATCTTAGCTTACTTACGTTATTATATAAAATTATATCTAAAAAGCTCATAAAATATTAGATTATTTTTATAAAATAGCTTAGAGTTTTAGCGAAATTTTTAACAATACTTAGTATGGTTTAATATTCTTAAAAAATATTTACATGATAGGTAAGTTATGTATATAAATTAGACCTTTAAATTTCATGTTTAATTGAAACTACTTTTTAACAAATGTTTATATAGATCATCAAAACAAATAGTACAAACCTTTCAAAATGAGGGAATGTTACTATGTCTTTAAAATATTTTTAGTAGATCTACATGTAGAGAACCAGACGTAAAACATGTGAAATATAAGAGCCATAAGTATGCTTATTCCTAATCCTAACGGCAGTAATATACTAAGCGAATAATCTCCAAATTTAATAATCTCGTAATTTCCTAGTATAAGTATTGATGCTGATATCGAGAGAATTCTCAATTCCTTAGCGCTCTTTCTCAATTCCTTAGATTTATATCTAATTTCATTGATTGTTGTTATTACTGAAAATAAATCTTCTATTTCCTTGCGAATTTTATCCGATTTTTCCATAATATGATTACTTATTTTATCTAAATTTGGATTTCCAAAAACCCTATAATAATATATAATTTCTTCTATTAGGTTACTTAGTTCACTATTGCTGAGAAAATTTTCGCTCTGTTCTAAAAATTTTATAGAAAGTTTGTGTTTTAATGAAGTATTTAAAGCTTGGCCTAAGTTTTCCATTTTACTTGCAATATAAAAGGATATACTAATAAATAATATATCAATTAATAAAATTACAAAAAAGGGTACATCAATGAGGAAGTTCCTCCTTTAACTTCTCGACAATTTCTTTCATCTCTCCTTTAATTTCCTTAAACCTAGTTAATTTTTGAAGAACCTCTTCTCCTTTATTAGTTATGAAATACAAATTATCTTTTCTGATTATTAAGCCGCATTTCTCTAATAACGGTAGGTATTTATTTGCTACCTCAAATGTTAAGTTAGCCGAGTACATTAATCTCGTTTTATTTATGCCCCCGACATTATTTTTACATGCCTTCAGAATATCGTGGTAAATATCATACTTGTCTCTCTTTCTCTTGTTAAATAGGGCCATATAAAATATTAACTTTAGCCAAAATTATAAGCTTTATCTTGAATAAAACAGAGGGGATATTAATAACTTAAGGAAAGAAGTTTGCTTATTATAATTATTATGCCCAGTATTATTGACGAGAGGAACGCTGAATAAACTACTAAAAATAATAAAGGGTTAAAAGAGAACAAGCCTTCCATAATACAATAAGGTAATAGTTCTGGGACTATTAAGAATCCCACATTAGTTGATTTAAATCCTCCTTTTCCAGAATTTAGCATAAATGTAATATTAGATGAATGACATATTGTTTTATTCCCAATTAATTGTAAATTACTTGTATTAGAGTAAAATAATATGGCAAGTGGGAATTTAAATATGAACTTACTAACGTTAACCGGTAGGACTAACGTAATGTTTTTACACTCAGGTAATACTCCAATTTTAAATGAAACTCCAATCTCCTTCTTAGTAAGAAACGAAGGCGCACATGTAGAAGTCCATTGAGCTCTAGTTAGTATAGTATTAACTGAGAATATAACGAAGAATACTATAAAGAATAACACGAATAACGTGGAAAATATTAATTTTGTATTTAGCTTATTATACTGTTTTCTCTGCATTATTTCTATTTTATTTTTATCTATAATCTCTAATAATATATAAATTCCAAAAATTGTTATTAATGCATATATTTTACCTTGGGTAGTATCCACTGTAGAAATAGCGTAACCTATATAAGGAATAGATAATGGTCTTCCTAAAATCACTGGTACAAAACCCTTAATCCAATATGGCTTAACTATCCAAGGATCTGGAAATTTATTATGAATTCCTTTAGTTATATATCCACACGCTTTCTCTTCTATTATTTCATGGACTATATAATGGTTATAAAAAGGCGGTTTATAAGCTACTATTTCTCCAATGTGAGGTTTTCCTAATAATGGCATTATGAAGACTATGCAACCTGGATTAAGTTCTGGTACCATGGAATTCGTTGCTTCAATATTCCAGCCGTAAGGTAAGCCAAAGAAGTATTGTGAAATTAAACTAAATGCTATGGAAATTAAAAGCAAGGATAAGAATATGTAAGCAATAGCTCTTAACAAATTAAATCACCATATAACTAAATAAGAAGAGATATAAAAAAATATTAACAAATTAACTTATTTACTTGATATTATTGTCCATTAACTACGTTATACGTTGCAGTTACGTATATCGTGAAGGTTAAAGATGTTCCTGGTGGTACATTATAAATTACTAATACTAATGTTATTGGTATTTCTTGTCCGGGACCTAGCACTAAGGGTGATGATGGATCAGGCATAGCTTTCGGATTCACGTTTGATGTATTAAAGACATATATTGAAGCGCATTTTGGCGCATCTGCCATTATTGTTACTGTTACTGGTTCATTTAAATTGTTCTTAACATAGAATACGTCGCTTAATATTTCCACGCTATTTGGAGCAACTTTACCGAAGTTTATCTGCAAGTCGCCTTGGGCATTTATAAAAGCGAAGTAACCACAGGGAGACTTTAAGTGGTGGTCATTCGGTATTAATGCTATATTTGCTGCACAGTCATTAACTACGTATGCTACTGCAGTTCTAGGTGCGAAGTAAACGAAGTCCATTGAGACTACTAGACTTAGTAAGAATATTCCTGCTATAACTCCTAGGGTTAGGGCTTTTGTTTCCGTTCTCATTTTTCTTCCACTGATAGTTACTTGTTTTTGCCATTTAAAAATATATCGTTTAATCTAAATAAATGGATAATATAAATTATTTGTGTTGATATATTCAAAGATATTACTTAAGCAATTGAATATAAGAAAATTATACCTTTCATTTATGTTGTAAGAATGTTTAATCTTAGCAAATTGCACAGTGAATGTTAAATATCTAGTAATAATAGAATGAATTATGAGATCAGTTTTATTCTTTATATTAGGTATGCTTCTAGTCCTGTCCTTGGGATTCGTGTATTCATATTTCTTTGAGGAACAAAGAGGCATTACAGCAACAGCTTGTGTGACTAATTTTATTAAAGAATCTAACTGCAAGACGATAATATACAATCCATACTGTTTTACTATTCATGTTAACTATGGATGCCACACATTAACTCTACTACCTAAAGAGAGCACATATATTTCCAATGCATCTGAAATATATATCTCTTCTCCTTGTAGGCCGTGCTTTTTATTAGTAGTATATTTAAAATATGAATAAAATTCTTGTTAGCTTTTCTTTGTGTTTAATTTAAAACTGGCTTAGTTTTTGTTAATTAATTTTTTAATGTGATAATTCACAAGGGAAATCTTATGAAAAATTTAAAAGTAGAAAAGTATTATAAAATACCTATGAAATTAGATTTAAGTGAATGTAAGAGAATAAATGAAGTTCCATTTAGTCTTGTTGAAAATTATGTTAAGTTCTTTAATTTCTTCTTACCTCGTAATATATCTGAGGTTATAGTAATAATTCCTAAGAATAAAATGAGTGAATCAGAGGTAATTGGGCATGCGATAAGAAAAATAAGAAATATAGATAATATAAAAATTATTTTATTAAGTGATAAGATAACTAATAAGTTCATTCTATGCTTAAAATGATATACTTAATTAAGGGAAAAGCTTAATATTTACTCAAATAATTCATAGTTATGCGAATAAATCTTAATAAAAGATTAAGGTTATTCCTAATTTTCACACTATTAATACTTGCTATAGCCTTGACGTATACTAACGTTGTGGCTTTAGAAGCATCTTCTCATCCTATACTAATTGGATATCAAACTGTGGCTTACGACAGTATATATTATTCTGGATTAATGACGCCTAATCCTTTCAGTCATGGAATAAATGTAACTATTTGCAAACCAATAATTAAATACGAAAATCTTAGTGTATTAGCATCTATAATACTTTATTCCAATTATTCAAAGATTTTAGGAACAAATGAACTAATTAATGTTACTCACTTTCCAGAATACATAGCTAAATATCTTTTAATAGATGTTAAAAACGTATCATGCTTTAAATATAATGTTATACTTTATGATGTGGGAGTTTATAATATAACATTACTTAGTGGTACGGCTAAAGGGCAATTACTGTTGCCGGTTTCTGCATTAAGCTATGCATTAAACAATTTCTCAAAATATATTCCGGGCAATTATGAGATAATAGTCAGGTTATGTTATAATAATAAAACTTCCTGTACTATTATATACTCGCAAGGTAATTGTCTTAATTTGAAAATTAATAATATTGTAATAGCTTATGAAGGAAAAATCAAGGAAAATTATATCAATACTACCGGAAACTCCTTTCCGTTACAATTGTTACAAGAATTGTGTATTCACGTTAGGAGTTATCCTAATTATAGTAATCTAA comes from the Acidianus infernus genome and includes:
- a CDS encoding protease pro-enzyme activation domain-containing protein, whose protein sequence is MRGKSIIILFLLIFATIQFLPITHSQPTAPTGFKTVGSLQPNKEVLFTVYIPLKCTCKIFYYAEETSNPSSPLYHHFLTRSQIQQFLPTEKYEEVLNQLKAGGFKIILSTLDSVIVAEGTVSQIHKYLGLNFAVYTNGTLTFYESYGNPTIPGVVIVSQNLTAYLFAHPQFLVTQKEIQSFASKLANQVNITAPTEAYWPTALQKVYNATALYAIKDYGQGYNIGILDFCGDPYIFQQLAYFDKVTGLPPTNFTVIPIGPYNPSTGIITGWAGEISLDVEVAHAMAPKANITLYIANGALSLPAVIACIVNQDIVDDLSQSFGIPESIFSLFNAQEFYTCVYESDVYYALGSAEGITFLASSGDGGGSGYSNGPIGSVIYPSTSPFVTAVGGTTTYIQFPGNSTQTAWSNYGFVPDDVNFGGSTGGVSVIEPKPYYEWGIPTPSTYPAGKTTPAISANANVYPGVYIIFPGNVTEITGGTSEASPLTAGLLALIMNYAHSRLGNLNPVIYMFGENSTIYSKVFNPITFGYNIPWTATYGYNLVTGFGTLNVGEFALYYNMTMKEKKELNIQVQVVNSSGESQPQYFPGEVVEIIANVTYNNTPVSSGNFNAIISNVMGNISRVIMAYNPLTKEWYGIVKLPSNANGILSVTVVGESGGIIGYGMDEIFSGYYAQFLLPETFVPILANECIIISNVTNALGQLYNFSTVNITIYKYCILNNSYTFVANTTLSITPSGVAWVGKYPCLLPGDYLIMADNVFGFVAFTNGVSLQGEYPYGLFIIPPVIEEPGSVYPGENIIIEGIIQPPSILFEYISSSLGICEYSAVLDGSNVTAELVNPEGKVVSTTKIFFNCQGIYFGELHVPSDATPGLYTILLHSSYFSLSLGQYINGSFYGQIYVQEPSTVNVKVQSYSFEGQTLTIYANITYPNGTEVKYGMYSATVYPQSLCFEYSQISTMVELPLWYNAKLGLWVGNVTLPSTLYPGNLTYLAGLNYYGAPFRILITGESYNGYSTSPSPTLAGTTYVLPYTAIEGKTLDGFQTYNSALINDTIITTNGTLTNDILINDTIIGNVTIVGSNLTNVKFLNSSITLISSSASNLYLDDSNITLVDSSVNGITLVNSMIAIENSRISNISPALPEIEIISPTANQNLTGVYTISFNVIGQDVSKVIVLLNGQEITEFSGNGTFSYALNTTKYPDGSYTIEVEAIQTDGLHTKSSVTVNFENKLENLCKTVNTDETSLSSSISNLDNSLTSVKTSLSTLIYITLGLAVIAIIIGIVAIIMSRRRK
- a CDS encoding Rieske 2Fe-2S domain-containing protein, which translates into the protein MIYEKDGKEYSFLAVCPHKNRPILFEGYKIDNDKIECPFHHAVFSLITGELIKPPNSKTPCPADCKLIKVEFISSGVKFYGKPIIPELPRKDT
- a CDS encoding zinc-ribbon domain-containing protein — its product is MKVCPRCGHLNPDNAYVCEKCGYYLGFESVPHIMPSTPITPPEKPLVKVCPVCGYINPGDAMKCQRCGYVFQQPQVIVCPRCGSENPINATHCLRCGYPFKQSVPQTIVQRRKFPTIPVLASVIIAYIMIIILVYLLG
- a CDS encoding AbrB/MazE/SpoVT family DNA-binding domain-containing protein, with product MYKLKVHKKGIIVIPKEVRDKLNIKEGDELNVVADGEGIFIFPQRNIEKYFGSDKDAIKALKVLEEERRKERESSS
- a CDS encoding type II toxin-antitoxin system VapC family toxin, with translation MRVVLDASAILLYFYGNESVKEIISRSKEVYVNPVNLTEFLYSYTKVKGWKKALFKYTLVRNSFKVIDITDEIVRTSAKLKVKYNLSLGDSFLLASAISINGNAVTSDHELEDVKEAKVILVR
- a CDS encoding PaREP1 family protein, whose amino-acid sequence is MQIENILKFLEEADELLKKGDLIQASEKLYKAEEEAIKFLSYRENISVLSKVKKEDRWKSEFLFDASLQLSNSYPEIKDIWKSAWILHVEGFHETRLDENKVKFYADNVKKLRKILEPFF
- a CDS encoding PaREP1 family protein, coding for MLSLKTSADIYLEEADELLKKGDLIQASEKLYKAAEEAIRLLSFILKLNLEIVNTKSLTDAVFLISEKLNDSKIPIYWASAISLITVNLSKEVVKDLRNDVEELVKIADREYIKVLGRG
- a CDS encoding winged helix-turn-helix domain-containing protein — encoded protein: MALFNKRKRDKYDIYHDILKACKNNVGGINKTRLMYSANLTFEVANKYLPLLEKCGLIIRKDNLYFITNKGEEVLQKLTRFKEIKGEMKEIVEKLKEELPH
- a CDS encoding S26 family signal peptidase codes for the protein MLRAIAYIFLSLLLISIAFSLISQYFFGLPYGWNIEATNSMVPELNPGCIVFIMPLLGKPHIGEIVAYKPPFYNHYIVHEIIEEKACGYITKGIHNKFPDPWIVKPYWIKGFVPVILGRPLSIPYIGYAISTVDTTQGKIYALITIFGIYILLEIIDKNKIEIMQRKQYNKLNTKLIFSTLFVLFFIVFFVIFSVNTILTRAQWTSTCAPSFLTKKEIGVSFKIGVLPECKNITLVLPVNVSKFIFKFPLAILFYSNTSNLQLIGNKTICHSSNITFMLNSGKGGFKSTNVGFLIVPELLPYCIMEGLFSFNPLLFLVVYSAFLSSIILGIIIIISKLLSLSY
- a CDS encoding DUF4898 domain-containing protein, translated to MKNLKVEKYYKIPMKLDLSECKRINEVPFSLVENYVKFFNFFLPRNISEVIVIIPKNKMSESEVIGHAIRKIRNIDNIKIILLSDKITNKFILCLK